One Miscanthus floridulus cultivar M001 chromosome 11, ASM1932011v1, whole genome shotgun sequence DNA window includes the following coding sequences:
- the LOC136494497 gene encoding uncharacterized protein has product MDEWRCRGHPPLAGGGVCPHCLRDRLLRLCPDCACPRPCACSPSCASSPSSSSSGASALARVHSLIEREHRVARSRSVAAHGAVGVGVHQRRPKSGVWGWVSFRKQPPQPPAAAAGCRDVEQEYDDAVALARSRSVSTTAAAAAPAPEAKGAPNKAARWGRLIPGKIKALRSRKPRPAGDWRDSMR; this is encoded by the coding sequence ATGGACGAGTGGCGCTGCCGGGGGCACCCGCCGCTGGCAGGCGGCGGTGTGTGCCCGCACTGCCTCCGCGAccgcctcctccgcctgtgcccCGACTGCGCCTGCCCGCGGCCGTGCGCCTGCTCCCCTTCCTGCGCGTCGTCCCCTTCGTCCTCGTCCTCCGGCGCCAGCGCGCTCGCCCGGGTCCACAGCCTCATCGAGCGGGAGCACCGGGTCGCGCGCTCGCGCTCCGTCGCCGCGCACGGagccgtcggcgtcggcgtccacCAGCGGCGGCCCAAGTCCGGGGTGTGGGGCTGGGTGTCGTTCCGGAAGCAGCCGCCACAGccgccggccgcggccgcggGGTGCAGGGACGtggagcaggagtacgacgacgCGGTGGCATTGGCGAGGTCGAGGTCGGTGtcaacgacggcggcggcggcggcgccggccccGGAGGCCAAGGGAGCGCCTAATAAGGCGGCACGGTGGGGGAGGCTCATCCCAGGGAAGATCAAGGCGCTGCGGAGCCGGAAGCCCCGCCCCGCCGGCGATTGGCGAGACAGCATGAGATGA
- the LOC136494659 gene encoding uncharacterized protein: MDSFCVHMPATAPAEVAAQMADAAAAGHDDEKLRRALVGGGAAKAAAALLLALSSRSPPAAGVFLRGGTALLCAYYGVLAAVALFGGLEVAVGFWVAGDPDRRRGWGRRVLWVSVVALVVVAGLGGFAVLK, translated from the coding sequence ATGGACTCGTTCTGCGTCCACATGCCCGCCACGGCGCCGGCGGAGGTCGCGGCGCAGATGGCGGACGCCGCGGCGGCTGGGCACGACGACGAGAAGCTCCGGCGTGccctggtcggcggcggcgccgccaagGCCGCGGCCGCGCTCCTCCTCGCGCTCTCCTCCAGGTCCCCGCCGGCCGCCGGCGTGTTCCTCCGCGGCGGCACCGCGCTGCTCTGCGCCTACTACGGGGTGCTCGCGGCCGTCGCGCTCTTCGGGGGCCTCGAGGTGGCCGTGGGGTTCTGGGTCGCGGGGGACCCGGACCGCCGCCGCGGCTGGGGCCGGCGGGTCCTGTGGGTGTCCGTCGTTGCCCTGGTCGTCGTTGCCGGATTGGGTGGTTTCGCCGTGCTCAAGTAG